The following proteins are encoded in a genomic region of Magnolia sinica isolate HGM2019 chromosome 1, MsV1, whole genome shotgun sequence:
- the LOC131258307 gene encoding probable glutamate carboxypeptidase LAMP1 has product MILFYFSQIGSTEWVEENREMLASRVVAYLNVDCAVSGSGFHVSSTPQLDKLLKQATQQVQDPDNSSQTVYESWIQSNDSQMVGRLGGGGSDFASFIQHVGVPAVDMFYGGEYAVYHSLYDDFVRMQKFGDPMFHRHVAVASIWGLVALKLADEEFLPFDYVSYASELQRSTKELENEILGKLISLSPLYKSIEELNKAATKINDQRKALEGNGWASMWGKDPLKVRELNDRLMMAERAFTDRDGLFGRPWYKHLIYGPSNHNDYGSKSFPGVDDAIEKAKSSNTTESWKPVQHEVWRVSRAVTHASLVLKGKFT; this is encoded by the exons atgattttattttatttttcgcaGATAGGATCGACGGAATGGGTGGAAGAGAACAGGGAAATGCTTGCTTCTAGGGTAGTTGCTTATCTGAATGTAGATTGTGCTGTCTCTGGATCAGGATTCCATGTTTCTTCAACTCCTCAGCTCGACAAACTCCTCAAGCAGGCTACTCAACAG GTTCAAGACCCAGATAACTCTTCCCAAACAGTATACGAATCGTGGATTCAATCAAATGATTCTCAAATG GTTGGGAGGTTAGGAGGAGGTGGATCAGATTTCGCATCATTCATCCAACATGTTGGTGTTCCTGCCGTCGACATGTTCTATGGAGGAG AATACGCCGTGTACCATTCACTGTATGATGACTTTGTCCGGATGCAAAAGTTTGGGGACCCAATGTTCCATAGACATGTGGCAG TGGCAAGCATTTGGGGACTTGTTGCTCTTAAACTGGCTGATGAAGAGTTCTTGCCTTTTGATTATGTCTCCTATGCTTCTGAGCTCCAA AGAAGCACAAAGGAAttagaaaatgagattttggGAAAGCTTATTAGCCTGAGCCCTTTATATAAGTCTATTGAGGAGCTAAACAAGGCAGCCACTAAAATAAATGACCAACGAAAG GCATTAGAAGGCAATGGATGGGCATCAATGTGGGGGAAGGACCCATTGAAAGTGAGAGAGCTAAATGACAGATTAATGATGGCTGAACGAGCATTTACAGATAGAGATGGGCTTTTTGGAAGGCCATGGTACAAGCATTtg ATTTATGGGCCATCAAACCACAACGACTACGGATCAAAATCATTTCCAGGAGTCGATGACGCAATTGAAAAGGCAAAGAGCTCAAACACCACAGAGTCATGGAAACCAGTACAACATGAAGTATGGAGGGTTTCAAGAGCTGTAACACATGCATCTCTTGTTCTCAAAGGAAAATTCACATGA